One region of Miscanthus floridulus cultivar M001 chromosome 19, ASM1932011v1, whole genome shotgun sequence genomic DNA includes:
- the LOC136526326 gene encoding uncharacterized protein, producing the protein MEYRNSWMYDSLRFEAPFHEEVDNFIEAVEKHATTLTDNKDTIIYPCKDCENTVAFIDSSIIKEHLIRRGFVRNYTVWIHHGGTMTVDDDGDVLEDDAKTLQYLSQYSHQLAQQMDHDLGNDQGGDICNEQGGDFCNDGGAREGDKDDGENLDEMLRAVGPEILLQKRGLQNLERVTKALKETVYGVEKGCPTHWTLLRFVLELLILKAKYGRSDCSFDDLLRLIAWLLPRQTQFPPTHTMRRRL; encoded by the coding sequence atggagtacaggaactcttggatgtatgattCGTTAAGATTCGAGGCACCTTTTCATGAAGAGGTTGACAATTTTATTGAAGCcgtagagaagcatgcaacgacgttgacagataataaggatacaattatttatccctgCAAGGATTGCGAGAACACGGTGGCATTTATAGATTCGAGTAtcatcaaagaacatctgatcAGGCGAGGATTTGTTCGAAACTACACAgtttggattcatcatggtggaacaatgacagttgatgatgatggcgatgTTCTAGAAGACGATGCCAAAACCCTGCAGTACCTGTCCCAATACTCACACCAGCTTGCTCAACAAATGGATCATGACTTAGGCAATGATCAAGGTGGTGACATctgcaatgaacaaggtggtgatttCTGCAATGATGGCGGAGCACGTGAGGGGGATAAAGACGACGGTGAAAATTTGGATGAAATGCTTCGGGCCGTTGGACCAGAAATATTACTACAGAAGAGAGGTCTACAAAAtctagaaagggtgacaaaagcattgaaggagactgtgtatggtgtagagaagggttgtccgacacactggacactgctacgttttgtgcttgagctactcatcctgaaggctaagtacggcagGTCGGACTGCAGTTTTGATGATCTTTTACGTCTCATAGCATGGTTGCTTCCAcgccaaactcagttcccgccaacacatactatgcgaagaaggttataa